The genomic stretch ttaaaaaatataaaaatctaattataaatttgataacTATAAatagtaacaaaaataattaaacttttttaaattGTTGAAGGAGGGCCAAAGACCCAATAAACAACAAAACAGAAAGAAACTAACAAACTCCTCTACTAAATGAGGTACTAGTGTACTACTAGCATCtgcttttatttattaagaGGATATATCGATAATTCGATATCCATATGTCTATGCCAAAGCTAAAGATTACTTAGATTCTCTCGTTAGGTTCCTCCTCAGTCTTGAATAGAGCTTTGATGTTGTTAACCGTAACCTTAACCAACTGGTTAATAGTGCTCACTGAACAGATCGATATCTTCTTTGTTGGATCTGACTCGATCAATATCTGGAATGCCAACGTCACCAAACAACCTCCACCTCCATCTGGAAGAATCGCCATTCCCGAGGGCAAAATCGGAAGTTCATCGGGATCTCTCCCTCCAATCACTGCATTGATCGAATTCATATCAACCGGTGCGTATATCACAAATGACCCTGTTGAATCGCTGCTACTCTCTTGAACTATTATCATCCCGTTGTTCTTCGCATCTGAACTCTGCAATTACAATTCCGCATTTATTAAAACAATTAGCTTAATTCTTAGGCTCTGTATGAGATTAATTACGAAATTACCTTGATACGGAATAATGTGATACAGTTCCCAGGGTCGCGACCATTTTTTATGTGTGCAAATTCCTCAGCAACACCTCCGGTACAGAGAACATCCCACTGTAACAAAGTTTAGGGGAATTAAATTTGGAGGTTGTTGAATTGAAGTTTAATAGCAATTTGAGGCACGCATACCTCTGCTCTTGCGTTTGCAGTTCGAACCCTATCAAAGAAGCTGTTTGGAGGAACTGCGAGGTGGAAACAAGTTGCGGCACCGATAACTATACCGGAAGGTCTACCCGGATCGTCCTCAACCTTTCGGGTTATGATTCTTATATTGCTGTGATTTGTTGATGGAGTTACGATTGCCCAATTTTCTACTGTTGAAGCACCAACACCACTTAAAAAGTCCATAACCATTCTCTCAGCCAGCTTCACCAACCCCTTTTTGCCCTCAACACTCGTCACTGTGTATAAACATGCATGCATGAGTATCAAATCATAGCTTAAAAATGATACGTATATTAGATATGTATATACCACTAAGTTGGTCTTCTTGTGGTTGCAGTATGGTGGTGGTTTGTACTGCACTAGCAATACGTTCGCATCTTCTATCTAATTGTGCGACCCAGCGTCTAGCTCCAAAGGCTAAGCCAGATTCAACTAGAGGCTTATACATACTATTCACCATTAGTGCTCTGTCATCCACTTCTACATGTTCAACCCAGGTAACCTGAAACGAAttgaatattattaattatctCATCATTGTTGGAACTTGGAAGCTATGTTCATATTGATTTCAGGAAATGATGATGACAAGTAAGTACGTATGTACCTTTGTTGAGTAACCATCTGGAGATGCCTGAATCAGGCAACCAGAGGGCCTTCTTCGAGTCGGAGGGATTGTTGCATTTGGTTGTGAAGTTTCCAGGGAAGCATCGACCACCACCCATCTCCCATCTTGGAGCTTCTTGCAGTACCGTAGGAAATAGTACTCGCGAGCAGGAACAAGTGGTGTTGGCATTTGGAACTCTGATGACACCTGATGGAAATAGAATAACAAGTTTCCGTTTTGTTTTGAATAATTGATCCATCAGAGTTAGATAGTGAAAATGATGCAAAAGTTGCTTACCACTTGCAAGTTTCCATCATAACTTCCTGCCTGTCCAGTTGATAGGACTTGAAATCCTGCTGCTTTTGAAACAATGCTGCAAAACACACGTGACCATAGATcctgaaaaaattaaaataacattgGAACTTTCAGATTAGTATGTTATTAATCTGATGAGGCTaatatgatcctgagaatcatATTGTTGGGAAGAAAGAGCACTGACCACATCATTAAGGATCTCAAGGAGGTTAACGTGATTCATGTTGATGACCCTGGATTCCCTTGAAGATTCAGATTTATACCCCAAGAGTCTTGGACCAATTCCACCAGGGAAAGTCCTATAGTATTCTTGTTCGTTGATAGTTTCAGAGTTGTGGGCCCCACTGACCCACATGGGCTCCCCTGCTTGAACCAAGGCTTTGAGTTCCTCCAGTGACACAGCCGCAAGCTCCTCGATCATGGCTTTGTTAGAAACTGGGAGTGACCTAATTAGAGGGTCACTACCACTACTCGTTTCCCCTGCTTTGTCTTTTGACTTTGCTCCATAGCTACCAACATCTTGATTAAGCGAACTCAAAGGCAGGTTCATGTAAATTTCGTTGTTGTGTTGAGATGATGATGGCACGCTACAATTTCCTTGATCAAGCACACTAGGAGGAATAACGGCAATGTTATCACCAATTCCCTGATTTAACATACTCATAGGCGGAGTCACGTTAATAACATTGTTGTGAGCCTGAGATGATGGCATGTCTTTGACAATTCCATGATTAATCACATTCTGAGGCATGTCAATGCCATTGTTCTGCTGAGTCAATGGCATGCTGTCAATAATTCCTTGATTAAACATACTTGGAGACAGCATGTCAATGTTATTGCTCTGAGGTGGTGATGCCATGTTACCAAGTTCTTGATTAGGCACACTCTGAGTCTGAGGCATCATGTTGTTGGTGTTGTTTTGCTGAGATGATTCTATATTAGGCACATTCTGAGGCCTGGTGATGTTGGGGTTGGAAGTATTATCTGGCTCTTGTAGAACACAGTTAGACATCATTGTTGACATCCACTCAATCTGAGAGTTTAACAAAAGGAAAAGAATGAAAAGGAGTGATATATATAGTTTTGAATAAATGTTCATACTATAGACCTCGATCAAATTGTTACCTGTTCTCTTAGCTTGTTATTCTCCTGCCTCATCTGGTCATAGGTCAATGGAGGAGGAGGTGGGCCTCCGCAGCCATGACATCTTATACTATTTAGGATCTCCTTGTAGTTCTCGTTCTCAGCTCGAAGCTCCTCATTCTCATTCTTCAGTGCAAAGTTCTCGTTGCGTTCGTATTGATTCTACGTATATAGACACCACCTTACTCATTAGCAGCAGAAATAATCATGCATGTGGAGCATTATTATAGTAATCATACCTTGAGTTGGGTTCGCTTGTTCTGGAACCAAAACTTGATTTGCAAATGGTCTAATCCCAAAACATTACCCAGCTCTATCCTTTGCTGCTCATCCGGGTGAGGGCACGCCTTGAAGAACCTAATAAAAGAACTTCATCATGCatttaaaccaaaaaaataaaaacaggaCAAGCactaattttttctttaatgtAGCACTTTTAGCCAAATTAACACAATGTCTTTCTGAAAGGGAGGTAATAATAATTAACAGTGCAATGGAACAGAAAATTGAACGCCTACGTACGTTTCCATCTCTTGTATCTGATACGGCGTGTGGCGCTGGTAGCGCTTCTTCTTGGGGTGATCGCTGCCGTAGCCAGGAGGAGGTTGTTGCATGTTGGTGTGACTGTCAGTGTCAACCTCAAAATCTTGTATCTCTAGAATTTTCCTTAGAAAATAATCACTACCTGAGGAATTGTTGTTCATCATAGAATGGTTTGACATATCAGGAAATGTTGTTGGTTATAAATTATAGAATACAATTTCTGAGGCTTGTTGCATTATATATATGTAGATGTAGATGCAGATGACTAGATTATGATGCTGTTTACGTATATTCTGCAATATGTCAAGCCCCCAAAGTCAAAAAGCACTAAACATGTGTGAGAGCCAAAATACAATGCAGAATTAACGTACCAAAGGAATAAAATGGTCTTTGTTTTTAAAATCCATGatagaaagaaattaattacattaaataataattttacttTCTCACGCTAGAGTAATGAGGAATAGCTCAAAGACAAAAAGAATTTAACGTTGTTGaaactttatttttaacataaGTATGCAAAGAACCCATGTGAATGCCTTTTCCGTTACAaaaagctatatatatatatatatatttaaataggtctctaaaaaattttgtgtcagacttttattctaaaatttttttattacattgAGATTCTTAAATTTGACAAAATaagatatataaattttaatttttttatgatttttacttggataaataaatctttaaaaatgtGATGAAAACACCTATATATACTAGTTTTGTAAATTTTAGGTACTCAACATAATGTAAATTGTTTAAAAAACGTAAACAtccaatataaatttttttagaaatctATTTAagtatattataaaaaatttttatcattttatctATTCGTTAATGTGCGCACGAACAAAAATATGGAGGAAGTTTgcgtaaaaaaaattaaaatcttatgCACTGATGCTTTTGAACTATTTAGAAAAACAACAATACtatttgtatactaaaattagtcactaatatatttgtgtataaatacatatgtggtttaatttatttttaatgtgtatttatattttaacatatattttatattaataactcatcttagtgactgattttaatGTACATATAACATTATCCTTAGAAAAAACATAATCTTAATActcttcttatatttttttagtcgTACTCTCCATATATTATTATGACCtctttcaaatatatatatatatatatttttttttttataggtctttcaaatataattaataacacataaattttaattctttctATTTGCCTTTCATGCATGTTGAAATAAAGgaagttattttatatatatatatatatatataaaatttaaaaaatacaaatatatatgtAGACTTTAcaaactttttaaaataaataataatttttaattaataaaatatattttatgtcaaatttaacattaaaaaaatcattaaccTTAAAGTAAAGAATATACGTTTAAATAGTTTAAATAGTCAAATTGATATCTTACAAATTACATATCTAAatagttttaaaataaaaaataaaaaattttaataataatataaatttaaactaatttaaaaaaaaatattcaattgtACTGATcaaaacttatttttatttagaacAAAAAAAACTTTTCGATTAAGTGGCTACTGGCTATTAAGACCAAAACTCTTCAgatgaactattttttttttgaacttcATCCCAACGAGCAGGATCAGGCATGACAATATTGACATGAGTCTTCAATCTTCATTGCATTAGGGTTGTTTGAGAGACTGAGAGCGGatataaaaaaaccaaaatgtTTATAATCTGTAATCAATTATTATCGGAGATGACCACCTACAGCTGCAATAAGAACATTTCAGTAAGATTGACTTCGGTCAAAATTCTTGAGATGAACAAATTGGATGATTATATCAGGTATTCAATAAaacaatgacaaaaaaaaataatagaaaaaatttaaaatttatcaaattaaaaataaataaataaataa from Arachis stenosperma cultivar V10309 chromosome 9, arast.V10309.gnm1.PFL2, whole genome shotgun sequence encodes the following:
- the LOC130950176 gene encoding homeobox-leucine zipper protein HDG2-like, giving the protein MSNHSMMNNNSSGSDYFLRKILEIQDFEVDTDSHTNMQQPPPGYGSDHPKKKRYQRHTPYQIQEMETFFKACPHPDEQQRIELGNVLGLDHLQIKFWFQNKRTQLKNQYERNENFALKNENEELRAENENYKEILNSIRCHGCGGPPPPPLTYDQMRQENNKLREQIEWMSTMMSNCVLQEPDNTSNPNITRPQNVPNIESSQQNNTNNMMPQTQSVPNQELGNMASPPQSNNIDMLSPSMFNQGIIDSMPLTQQNNGIDMPQNVINHGIVKDMPSSQAHNNVINVTPPMSMLNQGIGDNIAVIPPSVLDQGNCSVPSSSQHNNEIYMNLPLSSLNQDVGSYGAKSKDKAGETSSGSDPLIRSLPVSNKAMIEELAAVSLEELKALVQAGEPMWVSGAHNSETINEQEYYRTFPGGIGPRLLGYKSESSRESRVINMNHVNLLEILNDVDLWSRVFCSIVSKAAGFQVLSTGQAGSYDGNLQVVSSEFQMPTPLVPAREYYFLRYCKKLQDGRWVVVDASLETSQPNATIPPTRRRPSGCLIQASPDGYSTKVTWVEHVEVDDRALMVNSMYKPLVESGLAFGARRWVAQLDRRCERIASAVQTTTILQPQEDQLSVTSVEGKKGLVKLAERMVMDFLSGVGASTVENWAIVTPSTNHSNIRIITRKVEDDPGRPSGIVIGAATCFHLAVPPNSFFDRVRTANARAEWDVLCTGGVAEEFAHIKNGRDPGNCITLFRIKSSDAKNNGMIIVQESSSDSTGSFVIYAPVDMNSINAVIGGRDPDELPILPSGMAILPDGGGGCLVTLAFQILIESDPTKKISICSVSTINQLVKVTVNNIKALFKTEEEPNERI